The genomic window ccattctccaattgataaatgggcaagggacatggataggcaattttcagttaaagaaatcaaaactatcaattaagcacatgaagaagtgttctaaatctcttataatcagagatgcaaatcaaaacaactctgaggtatcacctcacacccagcagactggctaacatgacagcaaaggaaagtaatgaatgctggaggggatgtggcaaagttggccattaatgcactgctggtggagttgtgaattgatccaaccattctggagggcaatttggaactatgcccaaagggcgataaaagaatgtctaccctttgatccagccatagcactgctgggtttgtacctcaaagagataataaggaaaaagacttgtacaagaatatccatagctgtgctctttgtagtggcaaaaatttggaaaatgaggggatgcccttcaattggagaatggctgaacaaattgtggtatatgttggtgatggaatactattgtgctaaaaggaataataaagtagaggaattccatggagactggaacaacctccaggaagtgatgcagagtgagaggagcagaaccaggaaattattgtacagagagactgagacactgtggtacgatCGAACGtacattaatggctttacaatgtccctgaacaatctgcagggatctataagaaaaaatactatcctcaagcagaggacaaactgggggtaaaaacactgaggaaaagcaactgcctgactacaggggtggaggggatatgactgaggagagactctaaatgaacaccttaatgcaaataccaacaacaaggaaatgagttcagagcaagaacacatgtgatacccagacgaatcatgcatcagctaggggaggggggaagaaaatgatctttgtttccaatgaacaatgtatgaaaatgaccaaataaaatgtttaaaaactaaaataaaagaagaaatgtaagCGGCTGCTCACCCCTTTGCTAACCCCCCAGAGAAGAGAACTGAGTGGAACTTTTCTGTTTTGACACTGAACTTAACTGTATCCCAGGGGGTCAGAAGGTCCTGCTTTCCTGCTGACCCTCTCCTCCATGGGAACATGGCCTGGTATGAGTCAGCCCTTTCACTTTCCCAACCCATTCACTCTTCTGAGAAATAGCCTGTGTGTGACCCAGAGTTCAGGGTTCCAATGAGAAGCTACATGGGTGGGTAGGACTTGGTATAAATGGGAAGAgccatttttatttcatctgcTGCTTAAAGACAGACTGTTGTTGATGAGGAAGACAGGACTAAACGGACTGccgttttcttttcctttcaggtAGGGAGACGAAGCCTGAAACCAAGGAGTCTGCTTTAAAGCTGTTTGTGTCTCTGGAGGAATCCTCTCTGGACAGAACCGTGAAGGATGGTCCTCAAGGGTGCAAGCTGGGACAAGCTGGGGAATATGGCAGCCAGTCAGAGCAGTGGATGGGAAACCAGGAGGTCGAGTCCAGCCACAGCAGAGTGACCCCCAGGAAAACCCCCAACAAAGGAAAAGGCCACGAATACAAAAAGTTTGGAAGATTTAGCCTAGAGGCAAACATTTTTCCTCAACAGAAACTTCCTCGAGGAAAATTGCTCTGTAAAAATGATGGCCGTGGAAAGAGCTTCAAACCGTATTCAGACCTGACAAAAGGCACAAAAATCTCCTCAGGGAAGAGACTTTCAAAGTACGAAGAATGTAGTAGTAAGTCCTTCGGTCACGACATAGACCTTCTACAATATGGTATGCAGAAcggagagaagccttatgaatgtcgtgaatgtgggaaagccttcagccGGAGAACAAACCTCACCGTCCATCagaggattcatactggagagaaacctcacAAATGTGCTGAGTGTGGGAAGGCCTTCATCCAGAGTGCACAGCTTACAGTCCACCAGAGGATTCATACTGGGGAAAAACCCCACAAATGTGGGGAGTGTGGGAAGGCCTTCATCCAGAGAGCCCAGCTGGCTGTccaccagagaattcacactggtgaGAAGCCTCACAAATGTAATGAATGCGGCAAGGCCTTTATCTCTAGGACACACCTGACTGtccaccagagaattcatactggagagagacCTTACAAATGTAACgagtgtgggaaggcctttatCCAGAGGGCCCAGCTGGCTATTCATCAAGGCACTCACATTGGGGAGAACCCCCATATATGTAGTGAATGTGGCAAAGCCTTTAACCACATATCAGCCCTTCATTCCCATcaaagaattcacactggagagaagcctttcAAGTGCAGTGAATGTGACAAAGCCTTCAATCACTACTCTTCACTGGCACACCACCAGAAAATCCACATCAGAGGGAATCCTTTCGAATGTAacgaatgtgggaaagccttcaacCGGAGATCCTTTCTCACTTACCACCAGaggattcacactggagagaagcctcaCAAGTGTAATgagtgtgggaaagccttcagctACAAGTCTTCCCTCACCCagcatcagaaaatccacacagGAGGCAAACTCATCTGCAacgaatgtgggaaagcctttaatGGCAAAGCACTCCTCATGTACCACCAgcgaattcacactggagagaagccctacaagtgtaatgaatgtggcaaGGCCTTCAACTGCAATTCCTCCCTGACTCACCATCAGAAAACACATACTGGGTGGAGACCTTATGAATGTACTgagtgtgggaaagccttcagtcGGAGCACGCACCTCACGGAACATCTAAGAATCCACACGGGAGAGAAGCCCCATAAATGCAATGACTGTGGGAAGGCCTTCATCCAGTTCACTCATCTCACtgtccatcagagaattcataccgGAGAGAAGCCCCACAAATGTAAcgaatgtggaaaggccttcaaATACAGATCGTCCTTTACGTCACACCgaagaatccatactggagagaaacctcataAGTGTAATGTGTGCGGGAAGGCCTTCACCCAGATCACACATCTCACTGTCCACCAGAGaactcacactggagagaaaccttacgaATGCAATGtgtgtgggaaagccttcaaaCACAGCTCCTCCCTGACTTCCCATTACAGAACTCACGTTGGGGAGAAACGATAAGTCAGTGAGGGGGGGTCGCCCTTTCCCCTTCATTGGCATCAGAGAATACAAATGGTAGAAAAGTCCAAATGAGGCCAGGCTTTCAACCAGTCCTCGCCTCGCGCCATCCAGAAATTCCTCTTGCAGAGAAGCCTTATAAAAACGGCCCCGTGAATGTAAGGAGTGTGGAATCACCGAAGTAGGACTAGCCTCCATCGTGGCCATCCCGagacttttcccctttcctcaaggCTCTTCTAAGCCCAGCACCTCCCACTTAGAGCTGGTAACAGCCGTGTGTCTCCCGTTGTACAGTCTCTCAGCCTCACCCACCCAGCCCAGCCCTCAGTCCTTGACTTATCTTCTTCCGGTCGAGGAGAGAGAAGCTTGTCCGTGCTTTGTGCTTGTGCCCTGGAGCACATCCTTGTCTGCCTCTCCCAAAAACTTCTCACGAAtgctctcttctgtctctgatcATTTCCTTATCCCATAAACCTTCCTAGCCGTCTGCAAGCATCCTTGTGTCTCTGGTGCTGCAAACGTATCTTTCTCTCTCATGGCAGCCATGTTTCCCTGACTTCTGCACACTTACTGCAGATGTTCTCCATACTCCTTCAAGAGACGCTCCCGCCGTCCTACTGAACCTAATCGAAAGGTCCCAATGACTCGTCCCCACTTGTATCAATGTCTAGTCACTTCTCCTCTTCCTCAGCCTCTTCGGAGCATTGGACGTTGCTGGCGATTCTGTCCTCCCTGACTCCAGGAAAGCCGCTCTGCCCAggttttctctcctcttcataGTTCGTTCCCTTTCAGACCCCTTAAGGTGGGGAGGGTTAGGCACCCCAACATTCTCTTCCTGGCCCTCGTGTCTCTCAACATGCTTTGCGATTGAACCTTCTTGCCCATCTTGAGCCATATGTCTATGCAGCTAACATCTCCATTTCATACACCTCTTCAATGCATTCCAGCTTGTTTCAGAGAtcgaggacttgaattcaaattctagttcttgTTTTACTGTCTTTGAGGTTGGAAAGTCTTCTAACGCCTGAAGTTCCTCGTAGAGAAAATGAGCGCATTGGACCACACTGCCCTCTGAGGACCCTTAGCTCTAAATCTGACCCTATGACCCCAAGTCTGGTACTCGATTTGGCCCAGTGGTCTGACTTGTCAAACTACACGGGGCCAAGCCAGGCCATTGGCTCACTCCTCGGAGAGCCCTTTCCAAGTCGACTTTGAACCATAGCCGATTACACGTTGGGTCCAGATGTGTTCATCCAGGTCAGAAATGACCAGTTttgtcatttgccttttttttttaattcttactttctgacttgggatcaatactgtggattgattccaaggcagaagagccgtaaggaTAGGCAGTGGggtagagttaagtgatttgtccagggtcacgcagcccagaagtatctgaggtcaaatttgaacccaagacctcttgtttCTGGCCCTAGCTCTCGGTCGACTGAGCCCCTCAGCTGCCCCTGTCATGTAGCTTTTCCCCTTCCTTCGAGCGTGAGAATAACATGATTTGTCAGTCTGGGTCaatgaacttctatttctttgttcTTGCAATGGTCCAACTGCTTAGAATGGCCTGTGGCTGAGCAGAAATCTTGTAGCTGCCTGGCAGCCTTCTTTGTACGGTCTGGACGTTGGCTGGGAATCGAGGTCCAGCCTTCTTCGTCTTGCAAACAGCCGCTTTGGCCCTCTGCAGCGCTCTTCTACCCACCGCTCGCCTTCAGAGACCATTGACAGGAGCAGCCCAATGCCCACGTCTGCAGTTCTTGCAGAACCCGCGTTTAGCTGGGAAAACAACTGGCGGAGTAAGAGGGGAGCACTTTGGACTTTGCTCCATGGGCATCGCCTCCTGCCCCAGGCCGTTGGCCCTTTCCTGGTGGGCCTCTTCCTCCCGGCCCGCAGACAGGCCCTGCTGCTCAGAGCTTAGCAGGCCTGACTCCACCAGGCCAGACCGCGGGTGCATTCCGTCTCCGTTCCGCTTtaaccttttccctcttcttcgtGTGCTTGGATCTCCTTTGGGAATGCCTAGCTGGCCTGTGGAGCCCAAACCGGGCGTCGGTGCCTCCCAGCCTTCTCCACGTGCTATGGGGTCTTACGTACCCGGAGCCTCCAAAGTAGTTCGGGCCTTTTCGAGGCGCGTGTCCTGTATCCGGGAACCAGTTGGGCAAGGGACCACCTTTGTAGATGCAGTTGGGTGAAAAGGGAACAGAGACGACGGGCTCTGTGCAAGTCTAAGCAGACGACGGAAGAGGAGGTGAGGGAGGCGTCCGGCTTGCAGAGCCTCCTGTGGCGAGCTGCGGTCACCCGACAGGCCATCCCGGACCATCGGGGAAAAGTGAATCGATGAAAGCCTTTCTGGCCAGACCGTGGCCTGGGCTCGGGCGAGCGACAAGTGTGGCTGCCGCCCATTTCCAGGAAGGGCTACCCGGAGTTATTGGGCGGGTCTAGTTGCAGTCTGGGGGCCCCACTGGTGCAGGAAGAGGGAGCTGATGACGCTGCAGCCCACCCTGGATCCGGTGCGGTCGGGGCGCCGCCGGGAGAGGTCGCAGGACCGTGATCTTCGCAGATAACGCCCTCGCATGGACCCGTTTTCATCCCGTTTTAGATGTCCCCTTGGATTTGGCACAGCTGTCGGAGCACGAGGGGTCCTTAATAAATTAAAGCTCATTTATGGTGTGACAAGTGGCGGTGTGGAGCTTTGCTTAAAGCCCTCTGGGTGGCGCTGCCTATCCGGGGACAGCCTGTgagccttgggggggggggggggtgctctaCATTTTTAGCGCCTTCCCAGAGCCGAGGCCACGCTCGAACCCAGGCTCTGGCTGCCCCCGAAAAACCTGACAGGATCGTTGCTGGCTGGTGTGAGGcttgtcaacgtggaatctagaatcCCCATTTATTGAGGGGGGAGCCGAAAGCCCAGGTTTTGTCACAGACGTCCACTCTTTGTCCCCAGAAGCCCCTCCCAGTCTATCCCACCCTCCGTCTGGTGACGCCGGGCCTTCCCTCGGGGAGACTCCTGTGACGCGGTCAGACCTGGGCTTTCTGCTCCCCACGATTCCACGCCGACACGCTGGTGAGGTCTAGCCATGAGGCGCACCGGACAACCTCCATTTCTGCTGGAAAGGGGGGGCTGGGCAGGGACGGGGTCACGGGGAAGGGAGGCAGCCCTTCGCGGTTCTGCCGATGCCGTTTTCGTGTTCATCTGAGCCGAAGGTGCAGCGACCGGCCGACGGGATGAGCCCGGCCTAGAAGGCAGCTCGGGAAGCGGGTGGAGGTGGAGGCATGAGGACATGGGGAGTGCCCCGCAGGACCCAACCAACAGGAAGTGCTGGGCCCAGGCAGAGTGCTGCCTGCGCCAGCAGCTTCCCTCCGGCCATCCCGAGTCCCAACCCGGCCTGGGAATGGGCTCCCCCTCCTGTCTCCAGCCAGGGCTGAGGCCTCCTCAGGCTCCTCCTGCAGTGTTCCCTGGCCAGGAAAGCAGCAGCTCCGGGCCCTTTTGTAACCCGTGACCATTCTAAGGCGGAAGCACAGTCGGGGCCGGCCACCCTGCCGGGGAGTGCCCGAGGCTAGACCCGAACCCAGGCTTGCCCCACTCCTTGACCACACGTTCCCGAGTGAGCGCCTTTGAGACATTCCCCGAGTGCATTTGAAGCCTTCCAGCTTCCGGAGTGCCAGGTGGCCCGGAGCCGGGCCTGAGCTGTGCCCCTGCCAAGGGCTGCCCCCTTCGGCCCAGGAAGTGGAGCCCATCCAGGAAATTTCCTGACTTATCTCTAGCCCCCGCCTGGCACGGGGAACCCCAGCGAGCCGCTGCGGCTCCGCTTCTGTTTGCTCACCCGGACGCCACCTCCTCGTGGGGAGAGCCGGGGCAGCATCCGCAGACCCGAAAGCGGCCCTCCTGCCgggctggggaaactgaggcacactcAAGCCCCCCTCTGCAGACGGGCACCCAGTGGGAAGGGGCCAGCCTGGCGAGGGAGAACTTCCCCCAGCAGGCGCTCCTCGGGGTCCGACTGGATGGGAGCCCCAGGCGTCTGCAGCGCTGGGTTGGCCTTTTATCCAAGGGCTTTTTGAGTGGGAGATAACAGGGTCAGTCAGGCCCGTGTGTGCTTGAAGAGGTCAAGATCTGCCTCTGAAACAGAACTGccgggagaccctgggcaagtcatttgcctgCCTGTCCCCTTCCTTCCCTGATCCAGTCAGTGACCCCAGCCGGAAGGGCGTGCGGGGCCTGAGCGGCGGGAGGGACGCCCCGCCAGTGTGGGTTCGGGTCTTCGGGCTCCTCTAGCGGGGGAGGGGCCTGAGGGGCCCCGGCTCACCCCGCCCTAGAGGCCGTCCACAAGCGCCTGAGGGACGCCCGGCTGAGACATGGGGAGCCCGGCATCTCCGCGGCCCGAGCGGGGGCCGAGGGAGGCCTGGAAGACGGCGGGGCGGCCTCGGCTCAGCCCCCGCGGCACCCGccctggagagagagaagggggcgGGGCCGGCCGCGTGACTTCCGCGGTGGCCGCCCCCCAGCTCTGCCCCCTCTTCGGGCGCCGAAGGGCTGCGGTCTGGGCGGCCCGGCGAGGCGGCGTCTCGCTACTGCTTTGGCAGCCGCTGCGAGCGCTTTAAGCTAGGAGGAAGCgggagggggcgggggaggggaggcaTCGCTTTCTGCAGACCTCGGGGAGGTCTGGGCGGgagaccctggacgagtcactgccccccccctctccccgcgcccccccccccccccccccccgcttctgccttggagccaattcttAGTCTTGCTTCGCAAACAGGGGGCGGATCCGGGAGCGCCTAGAGCGAGGCTGGGCTGCTTAAATGGAGGGGCGGCCgggagctcagtggatggagagacgggaggtcctgggttcagattcagCCTCGGCCTCTTcgcagctgggtgaccctgggcaagtcccttgacccccgtGGCccagccctgaccgctcttctgccctggagccaatacccagGAAGGGGAGGGGTTAAAGAGAGCCACAGAGACCGAGGCACGCAGACCGAGGGGGCAGAGAAGGGCTCGGCCAGGAAAAGAACGAGGAGCCGCCGGGCGGTGGCGGGCAGCCTTTCTGTCCAGAAAGCCGCGCAGCCCCGGGGAGCTCCACCCAAGGCGGAGGGGGTTGGGGAAGTGGGTCGTGAGCAACGCGTGTCAACCTCCGGGGGCTCAGAGGGGGAGCGGGCGGGCCTGGGTGGGCCACGTAACCCCCCTGCCGAGCCCTGATGAGGAAGGGAGGGGCCGCCGCGCTGGGGACTTCCGCGTTGCTGGAGGTGTGACGGACAGATGGCTGGACTAGGCCCCccctttaccccccccccaaggccGGGACGCCCGTCCGAGATTTCCTCCCATGGTGCTTCCCCATTTCCTTCGCCAGCTtgttttccagaggaggaaactgaggcagcgtgccgtgacctgcccagagtctgAGGTCCCATTCGAACCCAACACGCACCCTATCCCGCCCGCCGCTAGGAAGTGCCAAAGGATCAGCACCGCGGAGAGCTCCGGAGCCACACTGAGAGGGCCACCTGGCCTCAGCAGCCCCCTTCCAGGAGCCTCTCCTCCGCCAGGCCTGGTAGAGCAGCAGCTGCCCATCCGCCTTCCTCAGCCCCCACAATGAGTGGGCACAGAATCCCCAGAGCTGGCCTGACAGAGCGGGAGGGGGCGGATGGGGGTCGTCTCGGCTCACCCCGGCTCACCCCTGGGGGCCATTCCTCGGCCTCTCCCTGCCCATGGCAGGCTGCACCCTCCTTCGGGCTTCCCTGGGATGGGGATAAGCTAAGGGGGCTCCTGTAGGGCCCCCCCTTCCCGAACCTCCCCTCTGGGGAGTCCCAGTGGTGTGTCGCCATCCTAAAAGTCATAACTTTTCAGTTCAgacaagacaaaaaagaaaaaagctagacATCGTCAGGAGGAATTCTCTAAGAAAACTGCTCTGCtcttcttgaacaagagggtaaaatagaggtTGAAAAGTTCCACAAATCACCCTCCGCAATAAACCCCAAATGACAAccccaaggaatgttatagccaagttcaagagcttccgggtcaaggagaaaatactacaagcaccCAGAGAGAAACAATTCCAATATGGCGGAGCCCCAGGCAGGATTACCCAGGCTCTGAGGGTCTCCACACCAGACGGCTTGGAATATGATCTTCTGCAAGGCGAGGGAGCTGGGCTTATAGCCAAGAATCACCTGTCAGTCCAAACAgcattctttcaggggaaagtaggGTCGCTGAAGAAAATGCATTTGGAAGCATTCGGGAAGAAAAGGCCAGACTTAAAGAGAATTCAGGATCCGAAAACACAACTCAAGAGAAGCGTAAAAAggtaaactagaaagagaaacaatGCAAGGGCCTCAGTTAGGTCAAATGTTGAGGATTCTTACGTGGAAGGACAATGTCTATAACTGTAAAACTGTCATCATCATAGTAGTCACAGGCAGGATGTGCAGAGGCTGTGGTGGGAAAGCTGTTTAGGACACGACGCCTGAGGGAAACGGTAAGAGAGATCAAATGGGTACATTATGTCACATAAAGAGGCACGGAGGAGGCCCAAAACACTAACacagtggggggaggaggaaggtggCTGTGGGTGATCCTTCCCAGATTCGCTGGGATAGAGAATCCATCCTATCTTATGTTCCAGAGAGTAGAAGGGGAGTAGGAAGGGAGGTGGTAGGAAAGGGTGTGAttcaagggggggaggggaagagcaaGAGGAGAAAGACCAGGATTAAGAGGAGGCCCAAATAGAGATGGTAACCATGACATCAATGAGCTGCACTCGCCCCCAGAACGGAGGCagacagcagaatggattaaaaaccagaatcctaccatatgtggtTTACCAGAAACACACGAGGCAAAGATAAGGGCCTGAAGCACAGTCtgttgggcttcaactgagacaagAAGCAAGGAGTATCAATCATGGTCTcggacaaagctaaagcaaaaacagatccaattaaaagagacaaggaaggtaattacatcttgataaaaggcagtatgggGCAGGGGgacacctgggtagctcagtggatggagagccaggaggtcctgggttcaaatctggcctcagacacttcccagctgggtgaccctgggcaagtcacttcacccccattgtctagccctaggcactcttttgctttggaaccaaaatacagtattaatttcaagatggaaggtgagggtttataaataataataataataataaattttaaaaaactatatgcTACTacctaagagatagaaagggggaTCAAgggaatagactaggggcaaatGTCCTTAGCAAACTACTgtctgataaatccaaagatcccggCTTTGGGGAGAAGAACTCGCTATCTGATAACACCTGCTgcgaaaattggaaaacagtatggcgaACATTAGggttagatcagcatctcacagcCCGTgtgccaagataaggtcaaaagcGGGAATATtagttaaatataaagagtgatattacaagcaaattaggtgaacgtAGACTAGTccacctgtcagatatatggagaagggaagaactgatgaccaaacaagagagaaaacattataagatgttaaatgaataattttgatggtgttaaatttaaaagatttttttataaacaaaaccaacacaaccCACACTAAAGAGGAAGCAACTATAAAAATTGAAAttagtctcaataataaaaatatcatattttaggagctttattaatgatcattagaaatcaaggaacaaggaggatacaaaataaagaccacgtgcccatggctgatcagcccatTTATAATCCCTGCGTTTAGCTTACTactgccaccatgctggctgcaaacCAAAAACAGGGTGTATAGCAACCCCCCGCGGGAGCCCTAGAACATTTATCTGTGGGTAACGAcctgaggtggggagagggggctGAGGAGATGGGAGAATAACAATGACTCAAAGgcagaagtagaaacacatgaAGAGTAACGCGAACTCCGAGGAAGCAAGAGGAACAAGAGGACGGGTGGGGAGCACCAACCCCTCGATACtcctagacaagagagtctgctttgggggcGACAACTTCACTAGGAAAGGGGGAGACTGAACTCCTGGTGGCAATAGTAGACACTGGGGTGACCTCATCGCTCTGAAAGGGATATAATGAAGCAAGAGAGTAAGCGgagaggagggaacagagggagagaggaagtgaagggcGAGAGAGCTAGTCAGAGAGAGCTGGCAAGAGAGTACAAgagaggaattagaaagagaggaGTTCCACGCTTGTTCCCAGTATTTATTGAGGGTTTTATGCGCATGACATACATACATGACAtgggttttaacattggttgaattgacaatgacgagGTCAAAGAGGTGGAGTTTAATCCATCCCACGCTTTGCAAATGAGTGTACTCCACGCTGAGGGCTCTAATAAAACTGCACTAGGTTAATGACAGTGCTCCGAGCTGAGGCAGCATGGCCCCGTCAAGACCCAGACCATGAATTTGCCCATCCTTTGCTAGTGCTTCGACCTCTCCCTTTCTATACGATGaccatcaagaggtctgaccatgtgtctggtaatacaatatcaatacatcaatcatacttccagatgccaacatgcctggtatgctacaggaTGGGATCCTCCACATCCTCACCttatatcccctgtctacaggaagtccttaaggacaggaagtcagtgggctcctgggaaatgtagttcttttttagggtaaaagattttcaattatacacaacaaactggggggaaatttttataataaatttctctgataaaggtcttatctCTCAAACAAATGAAGaacgaagtcaaatttataagaaatgaagtcattccccagttgacaaatgatcaagggatatgaataggcagttttcagatgaagaaataaaaattatcaataatcatatgaaaaatgctctaaatccctcctgattagggaaatgcaagttaaaacaactctaaggtaccacctaattcctagcagattggccaatatggcaataaaggaaaataataaatgatggCATGATGGAGCATAATGGAGACCGTCTGAATGAAGGGTTGGCAGGACAAACTAAGTAGATATTGTCATCAaattcttttctatatttgtcaGGACCCCCCTTGCAGAGAAAGAGCAAAGAGAGGAGGAGTTTGGGCAAAGTCATAAGCCTGGCCCAGAAGCCTGAGTGGAGGAGTGATGGGAGGCAAACCACCCAGTCTGGCTGTTGGAATGTTCTTTGCTGAAGGCAGCAAACGAAGACCACGAATCCATGGATGCATGAACAAATATAAAGCACGTTGGAGCAGCTAGTTCAGTGGTGTAGGGaaggatttctagcagggcacAGCAATGCAGGCTGGCAGCCTGGGAGGGGGCAAGATCAAGCTTCCACAGAGCTTGGCTGGGTCGGGATCCTAAGGCAGCTGGGAAGCCTCTTTTTCTCTCGAGCTAGTCACACTGGCCGCTGTGCCTAGCGGTCTCCCTGAAGAACCAGCTGGGgagctgccaaggactttggaTGACCAAGTAGGGCAGAGCGAGGGCTCTCCTTCACACGGGTGGCCGATGGGAAGGGTGAGAACCTGCTCCCTTTTTTGAGAATCTGGCCCTGTGCCCATTACTAACCCCTTGTAGTTTAGTTTTAGCTAAGTTAAGGTTGAATTAGGCTTAACACCCGGGCAGGTTCATAGTAGTAGAACCTCCCTAAATCCCCTGCCAATTCCCTTTAtccttatttaattaaatatacccccgtatatgtatataattagtgTTATCTTCTGTTACCCTTCCCTGAAAC from Monodelphis domestica isolate mMonDom1 chromosome 4, mMonDom1.pri, whole genome shotgun sequence includes these protein-coding regions:
- the LOC103092797 gene encoding zinc finger protein 135-like, which produces MAALREPVRLEGDVCRAIELLEKVQRSGFFLAADRPGGWSEGSSCCVLMACVLEESAMNEGSQCFALVFPSSLLDGPLDLEPQELEERCQVASTLITGCLLFSLMVRSLPKAKAKKTRREKRGRKTAAAAGGPFGPASNGPPPQRRGLRALFGGRAAQAQAQCSVRPVGLFLLRVEATAASPTWSVEAVSEGRSAEEGRGLRPAGVRSSGDLAWGAKSGRGARGQRSARVTGSRRGEAGRGRREPSCASEVAAATQRSLLEAAGAMVPRGLAAPAQVTFQDVSVDFTRDEWMRLDRPQRDLYRDVMLENYRNLVLVSLGRPISKPDVISRLERGAVPWVLKKGATGHAASGRETKPETKESALKLFVSLEESSLDRTVKDGPQGCKLGQAGEYGSQSEQWMGNQEVESSHSRVTPRKTPNKGKGHEYKKFGRFSLEANIFPQQKLPRGKLLCKNDGRGKSFKPYSDLTKGTKISSGKRLSKYEECSSKSFGHDIDLLQYGMQNGEKPYECRECGKAFSRRTNLTVHQRIHTGEKPHKCAECGKAFIQSAQLTVHQRIHTGEKPHKCGECGKAFIQRAQLAVHQRIHTGEKPHKCNECGKAFISRTHLTVHQRIHTGERPYKCNECGKAFIQRAQLAIHQGTHIGENPHICSECGKAFNHISALHSHQRIHTGEKPFKCSECDKAFNHYSSLAHHQKIHIRGNPFECNECGKAFNRRSFLTYHQRIHTGEKPHKCNECGKAFSYKSSLTQHQKIHTGGKLICNECGKAFNGKALLMYHQRIHTGEKPYKCNECGKAFNCNSSLTHHQKTHTGWRPYECTECGKAFSRSTHLTEHLRIHTGEKPHKCNDCGKAFIQFTHLTVHQRIHTGEKPHKCNECGKAFKYRSSFTSHRRIHTGEKPHKCNVCGKAFTQITHLTVHQRTHTGEKPYECNVCGKAFKHSSSLTSHYRTHVGEKR